One window of the bacterium genome contains the following:
- a CDS encoding cytochrome P450 produces the protein MAAAAELIESLHLVEPDSYAERGYPHVEWAKLRQTAPIERFEPEGWPPFWAVTRYADIVQISKNPQSFLNKDGISFDRLEGLDRDEAGMKMRTIIEMDNPDHRKYRAVASRFFTPRSLGRWDAMIEQVAVRLVDALGEEGEADWVTDVASLHPLAVICRILGAPEEDEPFVLKTTNEIFGRDDPEFQRPGMTARESVMAAAMDFGAYFHEILEDRRKTPQDDLVSLFANARVDGEPMNEIDTMGYCLVMFIAGHETTRGGLTGGMKALLDHPDQLAKWKSDPAAYTKSGVEEILRYVTPVNTMARTVAEDIEIGGRQMRAGDRLIMYYASANRDEDVFEAPNTFRIDRHPNPHLAFGIGEHFCLGAHLARKTQQSMFREFVSRVEHVEQVGEAERTASNLVPGLKHLPIRYRLRPHAA, from the coding sequence ATGGCCGCTGCTGCCGAACTCATCGAATCGCTTCACCTGGTCGAGCCCGACAGCTATGCCGAACGCGGCTACCCGCACGTCGAGTGGGCGAAGCTTCGCCAGACCGCGCCGATCGAGCGCTTCGAGCCCGAGGGCTGGCCGCCTTTCTGGGCCGTGACGCGCTACGCGGACATCGTGCAGATCTCGAAGAACCCGCAGTCCTTCCTCAACAAGGATGGGATCAGCTTCGATCGTCTCGAGGGTCTCGACCGCGACGAGGCCGGAATGAAGATGCGGACCATCATCGAGATGGACAACCCGGACCATCGGAAGTACCGCGCCGTCGCGAGCCGCTTCTTCACGCCGCGCAGTCTCGGCCGTTGGGACGCGATGATCGAACAGGTCGCCGTCCGACTCGTCGACGCGCTCGGAGAGGAGGGGGAGGCCGACTGGGTCACCGACGTCGCCTCGCTCCACCCGCTCGCGGTCATCTGCAGGATCCTCGGCGCGCCAGAAGAAGACGAGCCCTTCGTCCTGAAGACGACCAACGAGATCTTCGGCCGCGACGATCCCGAGTTCCAGCGACCGGGCATGACCGCGCGGGAATCGGTCATGGCCGCCGCGATGGACTTCGGCGCGTACTTCCACGAGATCCTGGAAGACCGGCGCAAGACGCCGCAGGACGACCTCGTGTCGCTCTTCGCGAACGCGCGGGTCGACGGCGAGCCGATGAACGAGATCGACACGATGGGCTACTGCCTGGTGATGTTCATCGCCGGTCACGAGACGACCCGCGGCGGACTGACCGGCGGGATGAAGGCGCTGCTCGACCATCCGGATCAGCTGGCAAAGTGGAAGTCGGACCCGGCCGCCTACACGAAGTCCGGGGTCGAGGAGATTCTGCGCTACGTGACGCCGGTCAACACGATGGCCCGGACCGTCGCCGAGGACATCGAGATCGGCGGGCGGCAGATGAGAGCCGGCGACCGGCTGATCATGTACTACGCCTCGGCGAACCGGGACGAGGACGTCTTCGAGGCGCCGAACACGTTCCGGATCGACCGCCATCCGAATCCGCATCTCGCCTTCGGGATCGGGGAGCACTTCTGCCTCGGCGCGCACCTCGCGCGGAAGACCCAGCAGTCGATGTTCCGCGAGTTCGTCTCGCGGGTGGAGCACGTCGAGCAGGTCGGGGAGGCGGAGCGCACCGCCTCCAACCTCGTTCCCGGACTCAAGCACCTGCCGATCCGCTATCGGCTGCGACCGCACGCGGCCTAG
- a CDS encoding sigma-54 dependent transcriptional regulator, protein MIRKVLVVDDDPVMREMVEEMLSSHGHPVVVAASAEEALERAASEPDFGCVVTDLQMPGMDGLGLLGALRERHPSTPVVLMTSFGSVDTAVEAMRLGAHDFVTKPFQAERLLLTLERALENRALVDENKRLRAAAERTASFGDLVGKSLAMNEIYALIRKIASNRSNVLITGESGTGKEVVARTVHMSGARAEGPFVPINCTAMPEGLLESELFGHVRGAFTGANSNKKGLFEAANGGTLFLDEIGDMSPTLQGKLLRVIQDQEIRPVGGTQSIKVDVRLVSATNRDLRADIAEGLFREDLFYRLNVIPIHIPPLRERPEDIPPLAQAFVARLSEGAPCTLSENAMRKLCRSPWPGNARELQNCLERSLALADGNEIHASDILIPDDPVQGDGSLEEAITQLAQQRRLSLSELGDLYVEAVLEATDGRKSEAARVLGVNRRTLYRREERRARGQDASPERQAS, encoded by the coding sequence GTGATTCGAAAAGTCCTGGTGGTAGACGACGACCCCGTCATGCGCGAGATGGTCGAAGAGATGCTCTCCAGCCACGGCCACCCCGTGGTCGTGGCGGCGTCCGCCGAGGAGGCGCTCGAGCGGGCCGCGTCCGAGCCCGATTTCGGCTGCGTCGTGACGGACCTGCAGATGCCGGGGATGGACGGGCTCGGGTTGCTCGGCGCGTTGCGCGAACGTCACCCGTCGACCCCGGTCGTGCTGATGACCAGCTTCGGCTCGGTCGACACGGCGGTCGAGGCGATGCGGCTGGGCGCACACGACTTCGTCACCAAGCCCTTCCAGGCGGAGCGCCTGCTGCTGACCCTCGAACGCGCCCTCGAGAATCGCGCGCTCGTCGACGAGAACAAGCGACTGCGCGCCGCGGCGGAGCGGACCGCATCGTTCGGGGATCTGGTCGGGAAGAGTCTGGCGATGAACGAGATCTACGCGCTGATCCGCAAGATCGCGAGCAATCGCAGCAACGTCCTGATCACGGGCGAGAGTGGAACGGGCAAGGAGGTGGTCGCGCGCACGGTCCACATGTCGGGCGCTCGCGCGGAGGGCCCCTTCGTTCCGATCAACTGCACGGCCATGCCGGAAGGGCTCCTCGAGAGCGAACTCTTCGGCCACGTGCGCGGCGCGTTCACGGGCGCGAACTCGAACAAGAAGGGGCTCTTCGAAGCCGCCAACGGGGGCACGCTCTTCCTCGACGAGATCGGGGACATGTCGCCGACGCTCCAGGGCAAGCTCCTGCGCGTGATCCAGGACCAGGAGATCCGCCCCGTCGGCGGGACCCAGTCCATCAAGGTCGACGTCCGGCTCGTGTCCGCGACGAATCGCGACCTGCGTGCGGACATCGCGGAGGGGCTCTTCCGCGAAGACCTCTTCTACCGGCTGAACGTGATCCCGATCCACATCCCGCCGCTTCGCGAGCGCCCCGAGGACATCCCGCCGCTCGCGCAGGCCTTCGTGGCGCGATTGTCGGAGGGAGCGCCGTGCACGCTGTCGGAGAACGCGATGCGCAAGCTCTGCCGTTCGCCGTGGCCGGGAAACGCCCGCGAGCTCCAGAACTGCCTGGAGCGGAGTCTCGCCCTGGCCGATGGGAACGAGATCCACGCGAGCGACATCCTGATTCCCGACGACCCGGTCCAGGGCGACGGCAGTCTCGAGGAAGCGATCACCCAGCTCGCGCAGCAGCGCAGGCTCTCCCTGTCCGAGCTCGGCGACCTCTACGTGGAGGCCGTGCTCGAGGCGACGGACGGGCGAAAGAGCGAGGCGGCCCGGGTGCTCGGAGTCAATCGGCGAACGCTCTATCGCCGCGAGGAGCGGCGGGCGCGAGGGCAGGACGCCTCCCCGGAGCGCCAGGCGAGCTGA
- a CDS encoding PAS domain S-box protein, producing MDREARETADRLESILESAVDGIISMDEAGTIESVNQAAVHIFGYDREEMIGSPVTMLMPSPHREEHGTYVARYIETGEAQIIGRGREVSGLHKDGTEFPLYLAVSEGRHRDARVFTGIVRDLSALHLAEERARSAEQLASLSLLTAGIAHDIGTPMNVILGYADMLKDSLSNEKDRRRAEIISEQVRRVTNLIETLLNIARPHEMIRAPILAADVMDHALDFFREKLRSRGVDVERSYPDRGEILGDKDRLEQTFLNLIVNAADAMSGGGKLSVSVATGEDGWIEIALRDTGEGIEEGMLDRVFEPFQTTKGRGEGTGLGLVVCRSIVLAHHGTIGVESEVGQGTRFLLRFPPRDQAEVLHRQG from the coding sequence ATGGACAGAGAAGCCCGCGAAACTGCCGATCGCCTGGAGTCGATCCTCGAGTCCGCCGTCGACGGCATCATCTCGATGGACGAGGCCGGCACGATCGAGTCGGTGAACCAGGCCGCCGTCCACATCTTCGGCTACGACCGGGAAGAGATGATCGGCTCGCCGGTGACGATGCTCATGCCGTCGCCCCATCGCGAGGAGCACGGGACCTACGTCGCTCGGTACATCGAGACGGGCGAAGCGCAGATCATCGGCCGAGGGCGCGAGGTTTCGGGTCTCCACAAGGACGGCACCGAGTTTCCGCTCTACCTTGCCGTCAGCGAGGGCCGGCATCGGGACGCGCGCGTCTTCACCGGGATCGTCCGCGACCTGTCCGCGCTCCACCTCGCGGAGGAGCGCGCACGCTCCGCCGAGCAGCTCGCCTCGCTCTCGCTCCTCACCGCCGGGATCGCCCACGACATCGGCACGCCGATGAACGTGATCCTCGGCTACGCGGACATGCTCAAGGACTCGCTGTCCAACGAGAAGGATCGTCGTCGCGCGGAGATCATCTCGGAGCAGGTGCGGCGCGTGACGAACCTGATCGAGACCCTCCTCAACATCGCGCGTCCGCACGAGATGATCCGAGCTCCGATCCTGGCCGCCGACGTGATGGATCACGCTCTCGACTTCTTCCGGGAGAAGCTCCGGTCCCGGGGCGTCGACGTCGAACGCAGCTACCCGGACCGCGGCGAGATCCTCGGCGACAAGGATCGGCTCGAGCAGACCTTCCTGAATCTGATCGTGAACGCCGCGGACGCGATGTCCGGCGGCGGCAAGCTCTCGGTGTCGGTCGCGACCGGCGAGGACGGCTGGATCGAGATCGCGCTCCGCGACACCGGGGAGGGGATCGAGGAAGGGATGCTCGACCGGGTCTTCGAACCCTTCCAGACGACGAAGGGGCGCGGGGAAGGGACCGGACTGGGCCTCGTCGTCTGCCGCTCGATCGTGCTCGCCCACCATGGAACGATCGGCGTCGAGAGCGAGGTCGGGCAGGGCACGCGCTTCCTCCTGCGCTTCCCGCCGCGTGATCAGGCCGAGGTCCTTCATCGTCAGGGCTGA
- a CDS encoding universal stress protein: MARTILVPVDFSEASRAAVLRARAIARATGARMRLLHACPPPNDGLDARLAEKLTEELRRDAKLRLAAFAGTYDDGRGGLSTAFEEADPARAIRDAAEDEDVSLIVMGSHGRRGIDRFLLGSVAARVVRWAAKPVLVVRGEPAVADDGPPVRSVLLATDFSDQARGLEPGVADWARRFGAEVEVFHVIRETSVLLAPYAVTGSSDFEGEMLEAAESRMEGVLRRLRGMGVHAKSKIVYGVPAEEILRRAEATNVDVVAVGTRGYSGLQRFLLGSVAQRVLSQAPCDVLVDAGHERPVEAEAPKPSLQVEMAWAEAVEPVSGTAARVETVTAAWGVGEVPISAGASHEAEDTWVPLEAADLANRLFALVMAGVLGVILAMSITAAGI; the protein is encoded by the coding sequence ATGGCGAGAACGATCCTGGTCCCCGTCGATTTTTCCGAGGCATCGCGTGCGGCCGTGCTCCGCGCGCGGGCCATCGCGCGCGCCACCGGTGCCCGCATGAGGCTCCTCCACGCCTGCCCTCCGCCGAACGACGGCCTCGACGCCCGTCTGGCAGAGAAGCTCACCGAGGAGCTGCGACGCGACGCCAAGCTGCGCCTGGCGGCGTTCGCCGGAACCTACGACGACGGCCGGGGCGGTCTCTCGACGGCCTTCGAGGAGGCGGACCCCGCGCGCGCCATTCGCGATGCCGCCGAGGACGAGGACGTCTCCCTGATCGTCATGGGCTCCCATGGCCGACGGGGGATCGACCGCTTCCTGCTGGGGAGCGTCGCAGCGCGGGTCGTCCGGTGGGCGGCGAAGCCGGTCCTCGTCGTTCGGGGCGAGCCCGCGGTCGCCGACGACGGACCGCCCGTGCGATCGGTCCTGCTCGCGACGGACTTCTCCGATCAGGCGCGGGGCCTCGAGCCCGGCGTCGCCGACTGGGCCCGCCGCTTCGGCGCCGAGGTCGAAGTGTTCCACGTGATTCGCGAGACCTCGGTCCTGCTGGCGCCCTACGCGGTGACCGGCTCGAGCGACTTCGAGGGAGAGATGCTCGAGGCCGCCGAGTCGCGGATGGAGGGCGTCCTCCGGCGATTGCGGGGCATGGGCGTCCACGCGAAGTCGAAGATCGTCTACGGCGTCCCCGCCGAAGAGATCCTCCGCCGTGCCGAGGCGACCAACGTCGACGTCGTCGCCGTCGGGACGCGCGGCTACTCCGGACTCCAGCGCTTCCTGCTCGGAAGCGTCGCGCAGCGTGTCCTGTCCCAGGCGCCCTGCGATGTGCTGGTCGACGCCGGTCACGAGCGGCCGGTCGAGGCCGAGGCGCCGAAGCCCTCGCTCCAGGTCGAGATGGCCTGGGCGGAAGCCGTCGAGCCCGTCTCGGGGACCGCGGCGCGGGTCGAGACCGTGACTGCTGCCTGGGGTGTGGGAGAAGTGCCGATCTCCGCGGGCGCTTCCCACGAGGCCGAGGATACCTGGGTTCCTCTCGAAGCCGCGGATCTCGCGAACCGACTCTTCGCGCTCGTGATGGCCGGCGTGCTGGGCGTCATCCTCGCGATGTCGATCACGGCCGCGGGCATCTGA
- a CDS encoding hemerythrin domain-containing protein produces the protein MGTDTNLGDAGERLRMRSHERRIEGQHARLDEFAHDVYDTLQKSALDKEGIAAALEDFRLYETALEAHMSLEEDVTFPRLHGLRPDLGERLTTLIREHDRLREEVEGIKAQLGKGDRSGARFALEAFARRLDRHEASEEELMARVGEGPMVAVDPTS, from the coding sequence ATGGGGACGGACACGAATCTCGGGGATGCCGGCGAGCGGCTTCGGATGCGATCCCACGAACGTCGGATCGAGGGGCAGCACGCGCGGCTGGACGAGTTCGCGCACGACGTCTACGACACCCTCCAGAAGAGCGCCCTCGACAAGGAAGGCATCGCCGCGGCGCTCGAGGACTTCCGGCTCTACGAGACCGCGCTCGAAGCACACATGAGCCTCGAGGAAGACGTGACCTTCCCGCGCCTCCATGGCCTGCGACCGGATCTCGGGGAACGACTCACGACGCTCATCCGCGAGCACGACCGGCTCCGGGAGGAGGTCGAGGGCATCAAGGCGCAGCTGGGGAAGGGCGACCGATCCGGCGCCCGGTTCGCCCTCGAGGCCTTCGCCCGGCGCCTCGACCGCCACGAAGCGAGCGAAGAGGAGCTCATGGCGCGGGTGGGCGAAGGGCCGATGGTCGCGGTCGACCCGACCTCCTGA
- a CDS encoding DEAD/DEAH box helicase: MSSALAQPDSAADDFGQFSFHPSLEKGLSRAGFEAPRPIQRETIPACLDGRDVMGLAQTGTGKTAAFALPILQRLIEEPGRGPLVMILAPTRELAIQIHAEIEELARFAKVQATTLIGGVPIGKQLRALRRDPEIVVGCPGRVLDLIQQRELDVRGIDTLVLDEADHMFDMGFLPDLRRILKSLPDDRQNLLFSATMPREVRKLANDLLDDPHVVELAPSAPAEAIEHGLFETDSTRKQGLLDALLSFEDCGSAIVFTRTKHRAKRLADKLDRQGRRAVALQGNMSQGQRQKAMGGFREGRFDILVATDIAARGIDVAGIDYVVNFDPPDTPETYTHRIGRTGRAGASGRAITFVTREDRGWVRDTERMLGEKLIRFETPEVEVSKEALESPGRRGHGRGGAGRGSRSRNGGHGGAGRRSNRPGADSGSRDGQRAGANASAKEGGRSGRGGASKNRSRRGAGKSEARSGREGAPKAGGRRRRGGRPNARPTAP, translated from the coding sequence TTGTCCAGCGCACTCGCGCAACCCGATTCCGCGGCCGACGACTTCGGCCAGTTCTCCTTCCACCCGTCCCTCGAGAAGGGACTCTCCCGCGCCGGCTTCGAGGCGCCCCGCCCGATCCAGCGGGAGACCATTCCCGCCTGTCTCGATGGCCGCGACGTCATGGGACTCGCCCAGACGGGCACCGGCAAGACCGCCGCGTTCGCCCTTCCCATCCTCCAGCGACTGATCGAGGAGCCCGGCCGTGGCCCCCTCGTGATGATCCTCGCCCCGACCCGTGAGCTCGCGATCCAGATCCACGCGGAGATCGAGGAACTCGCGCGCTTCGCGAAGGTCCAGGCGACGACGCTGATCGGCGGCGTGCCGATCGGCAAGCAGCTCCGCGCCCTCCGGCGCGATCCCGAGATCGTCGTCGGCTGCCCCGGTCGCGTGCTCGACCTGATCCAGCAGCGCGAGCTCGACGTACGCGGGATCGACACCCTCGTGCTCGACGAGGCCGATCACATGTTCGACATGGGCTTCCTCCCGGACCTGCGTCGGATCCTGAAGTCGTTGCCCGACGATCGGCAGAACCTCCTCTTCTCGGCGACGATGCCGCGAGAGGTCCGCAAGCTCGCCAACGATCTGTTGGACGATCCGCACGTCGTCGAGCTGGCGCCGAGCGCGCCGGCAGAGGCGATCGAGCACGGTCTCTTCGAGACGGATTCGACGCGCAAGCAGGGGCTGCTCGACGCCTTGCTCTCCTTCGAGGACTGCGGCTCGGCGATCGTCTTCACGCGAACGAAGCACCGCGCCAAGCGCCTCGCCGACAAGCTCGACCGCCAGGGCCGCCGGGCCGTCGCGCTCCAGGGCAACATGTCCCAGGGCCAGCGCCAGAAGGCGATGGGCGGCTTCCGGGAAGGGCGCTTCGACATCCTCGTCGCGACGGACATCGCGGCCCGGGGCATCGACGTCGCGGGCATCGACTACGTCGTGAACTTCGATCCGCCGGACACGCCCGAGACCTACACCCACCGGATCGGCCGCACCGGCCGGGCCGGGGCCTCCGGTCGCGCGATCACGTTCGTGACGCGCGAGGACCGCGGCTGGGTCCGCGACACCGAACGCATGCTCGGCGAGAAGCTCATCCGCTTCGAGACGCCGGAGGTCGAGGTCTCGAAGGAGGCCCTCGAGAGCCCCGGACGTCGCGGCCACGGGCGAGGCGGCGCGGGTCGCGGTTCGCGGTCCCGGAACGGCGGCCATGGCGGCGCGGGGCGTCGCAGCAATCGTCCCGGGGCGGATTCCGGCTCGCGGGACGGACAGCGCGCCGGCGCGAATGCGAGTGCGAAGGAAGGCGGTCGCTCCGGACGGGGCGGTGCTTCGAAGAACCGCTCGCGCAGGGGCGCCGGCAAGAGCGAGGCGCGATCGGGTCGCGAAGGCGCTCCGAAGGCCGGCGGTCGTCGCCGCCGCGGCGGACGCCCGAACGCCCGACCCACCGCGCCCTGA
- a CDS encoding putative sulfate exporter family transporter → MDQVRPNRSAGDPYSNPDLVQYLDSMEGLPDVLGPGETEAERERWAPWQHSGNALFARFGEILPGVALALAIAAVGGVVSDAFSAALGFSGAPLSPILVAILLGLAIRNGVGLPAIFESGLSLALKRLLRIGVALLGIRLSLAAAGSIGLVALPIVIGCIATALLFVTRIGRAIDLPPRLATLIAVGTAICGNSAIVALAPTIEATDDEVSYAVGCVTLFGLVALILHPFLGHALFDGDPTLVGLFLGTAIHDTAQVAGAGLVYAEQFGAPDALDAATVTKLQRNMFMVAVIPAMAFATRRRRPDTSLGEQLKAAIPLFVFGFIAMSLLRTLGDAGAEPFWGLLTSASWDALIGWTTDLAKLLLTVAMASVGLGTSFARLRGLGLRPLAVGLVAAALVGAMSFVLVSLIGPYA, encoded by the coding sequence TTGGATCAGGTCCGTCCGAATCGATCCGCCGGTGATCCGTACTCGAATCCCGACCTCGTCCAGTACCTCGACTCGATGGAGGGCCTGCCGGACGTCCTCGGTCCGGGCGAAACCGAGGCCGAGCGGGAGCGCTGGGCGCCCTGGCAGCACTCGGGCAACGCGCTCTTCGCGCGCTTCGGCGAGATCCTTCCGGGCGTGGCCCTGGCGCTGGCGATCGCCGCCGTCGGCGGCGTGGTGTCGGACGCGTTCTCCGCGGCGCTCGGCTTCTCCGGCGCGCCGCTGAGCCCGATCCTGGTCGCGATCCTGCTCGGCCTCGCGATCCGCAACGGGGTCGGCCTGCCCGCGATCTTCGAATCGGGGCTGAGCCTGGCGCTCAAGCGCCTGCTCCGGATCGGCGTGGCGCTCCTCGGGATCCGCCTGAGCCTCGCCGCCGCCGGATCGATCGGGCTCGTCGCACTTCCGATCGTGATCGGATGCATCGCGACGGCGCTGCTCTTCGTGACCCGGATCGGTCGCGCGATCGATCTGCCGCCGCGACTCGCGACCCTGATCGCGGTCGGAACCGCGATCTGCGGCAACTCGGCGATCGTCGCCCTCGCACCGACGATCGAAGCGACCGACGACGAGGTCAGCTATGCGGTGGGGTGCGTGACGCTCTTCGGCCTCGTCGCGCTGATCCTCCACCCCTTCCTGGGCCACGCGCTCTTCGACGGGGACCCGACGCTCGTGGGACTCTTTCTCGGGACGGCGATCCACGACACCGCTCAGGTCGCGGGCGCCGGCCTCGTGTACGCGGAGCAGTTCGGCGCGCCGGACGCGCTCGACGCCGCCACGGTCACCAAGCTCCAGCGCAACATGTTCATGGTCGCGGTGATCCCGGCCATGGCGTTCGCGACGCGTCGGCGGCGCCCGGACACCTCGCTCGGCGAACAGCTGAAGGCGGCGATCCCGCTCTTCGTGTTCGGGTTCATCGCGATGAGCCTGCTCCGCACCCTCGGCGACGCCGGGGCGGAGCCCTTCTGGGGCCTCTTGACGAGCGCGTCCTGGGACGCCCTGATCGGCTGGACGACCGATCTCGCGAAGCTCCTGCTGACCGTCGCGATGGCTTCGGTCGGACTCGGCACGAGCTTCGCGCGACTCCGCGGCCTCGGCCTCCGGCCCCTGGCCGTGGGCCTGGTCGCGGCCGCGCTGGTCGGCGCGATGAGCTTCGTGCTCGTCTCGCTGATCGGCCCGTACGCCTAG
- a CDS encoding SDR family NAD(P)-dependent oxidoreductase, whose translation MGAGQKSVVITGCSVGAGRAAAFRMARAGWQVFAAVRKPEDAAALEKEAPGSLRAILCDVRERDQVFEMAHAVRAAVGEAGLDGLVCNAGVGASGPIEFLDRDEMAIPVEVNLYGSIHCAQAFLPLLRKAKGRIVNVTSGSVLFTMPLMSTYPASKIGLELLSRQLQAEVAQFGIHVCVLDPGHIKTRMTQTAGDASAKARTKLPAEAEALYGDMLDRMSRLSEDMEGSGKEPEEVAETYYRALTEPRPRDFYTVGRDAKGLRIASRLLPMWVRKRLADRIMRG comes from the coding sequence ATGGGGGCAGGACAGAAGTCGGTCGTGATCACCGGGTGCTCCGTGGGCGCTGGCCGCGCGGCGGCCTTCCGGATGGCCCGCGCCGGTTGGCAGGTCTTCGCGGCGGTGCGCAAGCCGGAGGACGCCGCCGCCCTCGAGAAGGAAGCACCGGGCTCGCTCCGCGCCATCCTCTGCGACGTCCGCGAGCGCGATCAGGTCTTCGAGATGGCCCACGCAGTCCGAGCCGCCGTCGGCGAGGCCGGCCTCGACGGCCTCGTCTGCAACGCGGGCGTCGGCGCGAGCGGTCCGATCGAGTTCCTCGACCGGGACGAAATGGCGATTCCGGTCGAGGTCAATCTCTACGGGAGCATCCACTGTGCGCAGGCCTTCCTGCCGCTGCTCCGGAAGGCGAAGGGACGGATCGTCAACGTCACGTCGGGATCGGTCCTCTTCACGATGCCCCTGATGAGCACCTACCCCGCGTCGAAGATCGGGCTCGAGCTCCTGTCGCGGCAGCTCCAGGCGGAGGTCGCGCAGTTCGGCATCCACGTCTGCGTCCTCGACCCCGGCCACATCAAGACGCGCATGACCCAGACCGCCGGCGACGCGAGCGCGAAGGCCCGCACCAAGCTCCCCGCGGAGGCGGAGGCCCTCTACGGCGACATGCTCGACCGCATGTCGAGGCTCTCCGAGGACATGGAGGGCTCGGGCAAGGAGCCCGAGGAAGTCGCGGAGACCTACTACCGGGCGCTGACCGAGCCCCGTCCGCGTGATTTCTACACGGTCGGTCGGGACGCGAAGGGCCTGCGGATCGCTTCCCGACTCCTGCCGATGTGGGTCCGGAAGCGACTGGCCGACCGGATCATGCGGGGCTGA
- a CDS encoding SDR family oxidoreductase, with the protein MANHLEGRVIVITGAGGGFGRLVAQKTAARGAKIVASDVDRSGLDETVASVEAAGGEAIGVVADVTDRAAMAALAAAALDRFGAIDVMLNNAGVMPLAFFTDHAEAAAAWDRCIDINLKGVLNGICAVHDAMTRQGRGHVVNVSSIYGNGPVPGAAVYGATKAAVRFLSEALRQESQGRIKVTTIRPTGVPGTNLGAGMINPAAFSGILGAGAEAFMAKMGQVFGEDPPTDLTDPEAIEYFALAPELLADQIVYAIDQPWGVSISDVTVRASGDGYML; encoded by the coding sequence ATGGCGAATCATCTCGAAGGCCGCGTCATCGTGATCACCGGCGCCGGCGGGGGCTTCGGCCGCCTCGTCGCCCAGAAGACCGCGGCGCGCGGCGCGAAGATCGTGGCCTCCGACGTCGACCGGTCCGGTCTCGACGAGACCGTCGCGAGCGTCGAGGCCGCAGGAGGGGAGGCGATCGGCGTCGTCGCGGACGTGACGGATCGGGCGGCGATGGCGGCCCTCGCGGCCGCCGCCCTCGATCGCTTCGGGGCGATCGACGTCATGCTGAACAACGCCGGCGTCATGCCGCTCGCGTTCTTCACGGATCACGCCGAGGCGGCGGCGGCCTGGGATCGTTGCATCGACATCAACCTGAAGGGCGTGCTGAACGGGATCTGCGCGGTGCACGACGCGATGACCCGGCAGGGCAGGGGGCACGTCGTGAACGTGTCGTCGATCTACGGCAACGGTCCGGTCCCTGGAGCAGCGGTCTACGGCGCGACGAAGGCGGCCGTGCGATTCCTCTCCGAGGCGCTGCGGCAGGAGTCCCAGGGCCGCATCAAGGTCACGACGATCCGTCCGACCGGGGTTCCGGGAACGAATCTGGGCGCCGGCATGATCAACCCGGCGGCCTTCTCGGGCATCCTGGGCGCCGGGGCCGAGGCATTCATGGCGAAGATGGGGCAGGTCTTCGGCGAGGATCCGCCGACGGACCTCACGGATCCCGAAGCGATCGAGTACTTCGCCCTGGCGCCGGAGCTGCTCGCCGATCAGATCGTCTACGCGATCGACCAGCCCTGGGGCGTGTCGATCAGCGACGTGACCGTCCGCGCCTCCGGCGACGGATACATGCTCTAG
- a CDS encoding nuclear transport factor 2 family protein, protein MADLETLAAQVAELRDLEEIKKVKYRYFRAMTDNDHDALKETLTEDVVTSYSDGKYVFEDRAQLLGFLIESHDPNAGIMAYWMAGMPEITLESETSATAVWAMYHYFYSQKGGFVDEMFVYYDDAYRKEDGVWRISKTGYRRVINQLLDRREMPYTMQAPQWAVDAQKATKEG, encoded by the coding sequence ATGGCGGATCTCGAAACCCTGGCGGCGCAGGTCGCCGAGCTGCGAGACCTCGAAGAGATCAAGAAGGTCAAGTACCGCTACTTCCGCGCGATGACCGACAACGACCACGATGCGCTGAAGGAGACGCTCACCGAGGACGTCGTCACGTCCTACTCGGACGGAAAGTACGTCTTCGAGGATCGCGCCCAGCTGCTCGGGTTCCTGATCGAGTCCCACGACCCGAACGCCGGGATCATGGCGTACTGGATGGCGGGGATGCCCGAGATCACTCTCGAGAGCGAGACGAGTGCAACGGCTGTCTGGGCGATGTACCACTACTTCTACAGCCAGAAGGGCGGCTTCGTCGACGAGATGTTCGTCTACTACGACGACGCCTACCGCAAGGAAGACGGCGTGTGGCGCATCTCGAAGACCGGCTATCGCCGCGTGATCAACCAGCTGCTCGACCGGCGGGAGATGCCCTACACGATGCAGGCACCGCAGTGGGCGGTGGACGCGCAGAAGGCGACGAAGGAGGGCTGA